In the Arachis ipaensis cultivar K30076 chromosome B10, Araip1.1, whole genome shotgun sequence genome, one interval contains:
- the LOC110267961 gene encoding putative auxin response factor 23, producing the protein MVLQIDEELLQEVVNMGFDRNQLVESLCNRIQNEMGLVMICLKSYGGCAGPLMDVPCVQDRIFYFPQGHIELLPEPTEQELRQMKNQKSPKYDLPSNKIFKEQDFFSFLSEG; encoded by the exons ATGGTTTTGCAGATTGACGAAGAGCTTCTTCAGGAAGTGGTTAATATGGGATTTGACAGAAATCAATTGGTTGAATCTTTATGCAACAGGATCCAAAATGAG ATGGGGCTGGTGATGATTTGTTTAAAGAGCTATGGAGGCTGTGCAGGACCATTAATGGATGTTCCTTGTGTTCAAGACAGAATTTTCTATTTCCCTCAGGGTCACATTGAATTG TTGCCAGAACCTACAGAACAAGAATTGAGGCAGatgaagaaccagaaatctcccaAATACGATCTTCCGTCGAACAAGATATTTAAAGAacaagattttttttcttttctatcagAAGGTTAA